A window from Toxoplasma gondii ME49 chromosome IX, whole genome shotgun sequence encodes these proteins:
- a CDS encoding kelch repeat domain containing/Serine/threonine protein phosphatase protein (encoded by transcript TGME49_290170) has product MNQLHENGLPGLPSASAAPVGSSSAGNPAGKSEFLGVPKSIQQTGDVPPPRFGHTCTCVGNHKVVVFGGAVGSAGGYSITNESYLFDITGCRWHHLFAENPPPPRAAHAACCVDTLQLVVFGGATGGGSLSAEELYLLDLRKDPELQWMPVPLQGITPGRRYGHSMVYNKPNIIVFGGNDGERPLADVWFMDVEKSPFRWEEVVFEAQARRPPPRVYHATEVCREGPASGMMVVFGGRSTSSRSLNDTWGLRQHRDGRWDWIAAPSKKQQAPEPRFQHSMVFIGSKMLVVGGRTDNDSTKPLSTAVYDTETVEWRFIASVGRFRHSSWTLRSSIYTFGGFSHITQQHPTADLTLLDCCLIPNFYNEREREDLRRKQALQQEQQMAVASAVSAIQAPPAPAAPPAAPASASSPPSSALPAPSSAALLAVRGLPGQNGRDEKPRTSLPQTQGASPPTQQGQMPAQQSSQGGSAPLRPSWTFAQRSQTRQLADIKLASHVSVVHETGEDFSSLVRRISIDRLEEEGKKINKEASLQEPLPTASESKRDMFADRILKLLLRPLITQQEVYATFNTDAPFAISWNDVTYLCDVVLDIVKNDDMVLHLRAPIKVYGDIHGQYYDLMRLFHLYKMPVEEERSDEFAGTSGGQHGAATTSAVGDIDTNDYLFLGDYVDRGLNSLETICLLFALKVKYPRQIHLLRGNHEDPAINSLYGFQDECKRRLREDPFDPSSCWRKFNLVFEYLPVAAIIDDSILCIHGGIGGSISSVEELAAFQRPLKVAQVPQNVYEQRVTDLLWSDPTDNDSMLGVVRNDIRDPDGSGRIYKFGPDRVHRFLAENDLQLIIRAHECVMDGFERFAGGKLITLFSATNYCNHHQNAGALLFIRRDMTIIPKLIYPANAPSQYNSWDSRMAELRPPTPPRAAPRMRETDFGAGG; this is encoded by the exons ATGAACCAGCTGCATGAGAATGGTCTGCCCGGTCTACCTTCCGCGTCTGCCGCGCCGGTAggctcttcctccgctgGAAACCCAGCTGGAAAGTCCGAGTTTCTGGGAGTGCCGAAGTCGATTCAACAGACCGGAGATGTCCCACCGCCGCGGTTCGGCCACACTTGCACATGTGTGGGGAACCACAAAGTCGTCGTCTTCGGAGGCGCCGTCGGCT CTGCGGGAGGATACTCCATCACAAACGAAAGCTACTTGTTCGACATCACTGGATGCAGATGGCATCACTTATTCGCTGAAAATCCACCTCCGCCTCGAGCTGCACATGCGGCGTGCTGCGTAGATACACTCCAGCTGGTCGTCTTCGGCGGCGCCACCGGCGGAGGGAGCTTGAGCGCGGAAGAG CTGTATCTGCTGGATCTCCGAAAGGATCCAGAGCTGCAGTGGATGCCAGTGCCGCTTCAAGGCATCACGCCGGGGCGGCGGTACGGACACTCGATGGTCTACAACAAACCAAACATCATCGTCTTCGGCGGCAACGATGG AGAAAGACCGCTCGCGGATGTCTGGTTCATGGATGTCGAGAAATCTCCTTTTCGCTGGGAGGAAGTGGTTTTCGAGGCTCAGGCACGACGCCCCCCTCCCAGAGTTTACCACGCAACTGAG GTGTGTCGAGAAGGACCTGCGAGTGGAATGATGGTCGTATTTGGCGGCCGCAGTACGAGCAGCAGAAGTTTAAACGACACCTGGGGTCTGCGCCAGCATCGCGATGGTCGATGGGATTGGATTGCTGCGCCATCGAAGAAACAGCAAGCGCCAGAGCCGCGGTTTCAACACT CGATGGTCTTCATCGGATCTAAGATGCTCGTCGTCGGCGGGAGAACAGACAATGACAGCACAAA GCCGCTGTCGACGGCTGTCTACGACACAGAAACTGTCGAGTGGAGATTCATCGCGTCCGTTGGCAGG TTCCGGCACAGTTCCTGGACGCTGCGCTCGAGCATCTACACGTTCGGCGGCTTCTCACACATCACGCAGCAACACCCGACGGCAGACTTGACTCTCCTTGACTGCTGCT TGATCCCGAATTTTTACAATGAACGCGAAAGGGAAGATCTTAGACGCAAACAGGCTCTGCAGCAAGAGCAGCAGATGGCCGTCGCCAGCGCAGTGTCCGCGATTCAAGCTCCGCCAGCGCCTGCTGCTCCTCCTGCTGctcctgcctctgcttcttctcctccttcctctgctcttcctgcgccttcttctgcagctcttcttGCTGTGCGCGGCCTACCAGGGCAAAatgggagagacgaaaagccAAGGACTTCTCTGCCTCAGACCCAGGGGGCGTCGCCGCCGACACAGCAGGGACAAATGCCTGCGCAGCAGTCCTCGCAGGGTGGGTCGGCGCCTCTGAGGCCTTCCTGGACTTTTGCTCAGAGGAGTCAGACCAGACAACTCGCAGAC ATAAAACTCGCTTCTCACGTCTCGGTCGTTCATGAGACTGGCGAAgatttctcctctctcgttcgtcgG ATTTCGATCGACCgtctcgaggaagaggggaagaaaatAAACAAAGAAGCTTCTCTGCAGGAGCCTCTTCCTACCGCCTCGGAGTCGAAGCGCGACATGTTTGCAGACAGAATTCTCaagcttcttctccgacCTCTGATCACTCAGCAAGAAGTCTACGCCACTTTCAACACAGACGCTCCCTTCGCGATCTCCTGGAACGATGTAACATATCTGTGCGATGTA GTGCTGGACATCGTGAAGAACGACGACATGGTCTTGCATCTCCGCGCTCCAATCAAAG tcTACGGGGATATTCACGGCCAGTACTACGACTTGATGCGACTGTTCCACTTGTACAAAATGcctgtcgaagaagaaagaagcgacgaatTCGCTGGAACCTCTGGCGGACAACATGGCGCTGCGACGACGAGCGCCGTCGGAGACATCGACACAAACGACTACCTGTTTCTTGGAGACTACGTCGACCGAGGCCTCAACAGCCTGGAAAccatctgtctcctcttcgccctcAAA GTAAAGTATCCACGTCAGATTCACCTGCTGCGCGGGAATCACGAAGATCCGGCGATCAATTCTTTGTACGGATTTCAAGACGAGTGCAAACGGCGTTTGCGCGAAGACCCTTTCGATCCGAGTAGCTGCTGGAGGAAGTTCAACTTGGTTTTCGAGTACTTGCCCGTCGCGGCCATCATCGACGATTCAATTCTCTGCATTCACGGCGGAATTGGCGGAAGCATTTCTTCGGTCGAGGAGCTGGCGGCTTTTCAGCGGCCTCTCAAAGTCGCGCAGGTCCCGCAAAATGTCTAC GAACAGAGAGTCACCGATCTGCTCTGGTCAGATCCGACAGACAACGACAGCATGCTGGGTGTCGTGCGAAACGACATCCGCGACCCTGACGGTTCCGGGAGAATTTACAAATTCGGTCCCGACCGAGTGCATCGATTTCTCGCGGAAAACGACCTTCAACTCATCATCAG agcACATGAGTGCGTGATGGACGGCTTTGAGCGATTTGCGGGAGGCAAGCTGATTACTCTTTTCTCTG CGACGAACTATTGCAACCACCATCAGAACGCGGGGGCGCTTCTCTTCATTCGGCGAGACATGACGATCATCCCCAAGTTGATTTATCCTGCAAATGCGCCTTCCCAGTACAACTCCTG ggATTCGCGCATGGCGGAACTTCGTCCTCCGACGCCGCCTCGCGCTGCACCGCGCATGCGAGAGACAGACTTTGGTGCGGGGGGGTGA
- the AP2IX6 gene encoding AP2 domain transcription factor AP2IX-6 (encoded by transcript TGME49_290180), with translation MDRAGLLFLRGAAGPGPLKCFGPRVEAFSGSISLLSLDSRGPTPFRTPFHTTSALSKSRQPPKESPESAAACTFSPLFPSPVRASPHRNLLGARVSVPCKPLACVGAPKRRHGETSDGFSSRAAVAAEALPPWPSDFLQSEEIAVDSPQKPTGFSRPSNARVSPAPNAWEAAAVFRRLHAFDSGLRGDASGAFAASATCGCLAAASRRNPCLPAYQLSWNLLQARMFGGRAGGLKRRKPRRDPGRVIQSGMGRRQEFFWPEKARRTRVPLYQNSRPNLVYDQRFRRFMCMWYANGVQVFRPFSCRGRRGGRGKEGLPDGLGIGRGSGTWERARAKAVVLLKQLQRQGHLDRLAKPDVTRSGVRGVYFDTEEKLWVATWNEHGLRRFKAFPTMEMGFDAAYQAAVAVRRQKLRENYIFSMQRNRKKSGRPPFK, from the coding sequence ATGGATCGCGCAGgcctcctgtttcttcgcgGCGCGGCTGGCCCGGGTCCGCTCAAGTGTTTCGGCCCGAGAGTGGAGGCTTTTTCTGGGAGCATTTCGTTGCTTTCTCTGGACAGCCGAGGCCCAACTCCGTTCCGGACGCCTTTCCACACGACGTCCGCCCTCTCAAAGTCTCGACAGCCGCCCAAGGAGAGTCCTGAATCCGCAGCAGCTTGCACCTTCTCCCCTTTGTTTCCCTCTCCTGTCCGCGCCTCTCCTCACAGAAACTTGCTTGGTGCCCGTGTCAGTGTGCCCTGCAAACcccttgcatgcgttggaGCGCCTAAACGGCGTCACGGAGAAACGAGTGACGGCTTTTCTTCGCGAGCGGCTGTAGCCGCGGAGGCGCTTCCACCCTGGCCGTCTGATTTCCTCCAGAGTGAGGAAATCGCAGTCGACTCTCCACAGAAACCGACAGGTTTCTCTCGTCCCAGTAACGCCCGTGTCTCTCCGGCACCTAACGCGTGGGAAGCGGCTGCAGTCTTCaggagactgcatgcgttcgacTCCGGGCTAAGGGGAGATGCGAGTGGCGCGTTCGCGGCCTCGGCAACTTGCGGGTGTTTGGCTGCCGCCAGCCGTCGAAATCCGTGCCTCCCCGCCTACCAGCTCTCCTGGAACCTCTTGCAAGCGCGCATGTTTGGCGGTCGTGCAGGGGGTCTGAAGCGCCGGAAGCCACGCCGCGATCCAGGCAGAGTCATTCAGTCGGGCATGGGTCGCCGGCAAGAGTTTTTCTGGCCCGAGAAGGCGCGGAGAACGCGAGTCCCGCTGTATCAGAACTCGCGACCGAACCTGGTGTACGACCAACGCTTCCGGCGGTTCATGTGCATGTGGTACGCGAACGGGGTGCAGGTATTCCGGCCGTTCTCCTGTCGAGGCCGGCGCGGCGGCAGAGGCAAGGAGGGACTTCCAGACGGCCTCGGCATCGGCAGAGGAAGCGGAACATGGGAACGCGCGCGCGCAAAAGCCGTCGTTCTGCTGAAGCAACTCCAGAGACAAGGGCACTTGGACAGACTCGCGAAACCCGATGTGACGCGCAGCGGAGTCCGCGGCGTCTACTTCGACACTGAGGAGAAGCTCTGGGTGGCGACCTGGAACGAGCACGGCTTGCGCAGGTTCAAGGCCTTTCCCACGATGGAAATGGGGTTCGACGCCGCGTACCAAGCCGCTGTCGCTGTGCGCAGACAGAAGCTTCGCGAGAACTACATCTtcagcatgcagagaaacagaaaaaagtcTGGAAGACCGCCATTCAAGTGA
- a CDS encoding hypothetical protein (encoded by transcript TGME49_290190), translated as MDRLDELLLPERNFLVQKPITSPLESRLRRDRDSAFSRNRTERTAPARADVSVEKRRREERKREEEAIDKWRADRKRELVVFLRRANRELLSGPEVNKAIAQFKALTESPETVLPPADVLQSLSRERLKTQSPYELPPEQNPTPTPAGPLTASQRLSLQLRERGAQLARLREREEERRLEEEHRVGEPRRPRAGSGGVRRAHSFLRGVNTVRAGPLRVPGRMSFEESRRKAQRHGVVVTKTRPKATKDETDTPGTGEDASDSVGTGVNGISKPVKRWVNGKVIVEKWSGSSSLVYLSQRSSGPKEEPAHAGASLPSAGRPDWAVAAASTSCRDKSEQSETQKVKEVDPPLSARGTGQSQRPQRQSDPSSHSPRPACLPRDTAVEIPDRRTCTDSRGKRPRSPGPFGVREASGEPRHTSQPHGSPLNGRGFRKLPGSRISSPAKTSGGKSQEKLPAAREAASSPNSVWSPVTAARSAASSGVPKAHASREKHGSAHPGEACCRPRAFWAPSLTPTGSRGSVSRAPESKNALAAGKTRAQFVVPDVLGRKPPAAAPTPKRYICGVPQPDRSACVRGSGIASGLPGLRTLGGGRGVRPSLPACVSAQNSGLSTEKTRDLCAKTGGAPSGQSVWRAPLHLERRELEARHRGADREGGEREEFDDADSARLPCTGLFNRPSRPEWRASERGSWDSPEEDDDLDDFIVEDEEAGEAASNWQAEMRRVTGYDPRNFAGRFEGECAESGFHQQLQEEQYSGQIGAQEDAEEYAKLLEEAREERRLEKRRSRQG; from the coding sequence ATGGACCGGCTGGACGAGCTTTTGCTGCCAGAGCGGAACTTCCTTGTACAAAAACCGATCACGTCGCCGCTCGAGTCGCGACTGCGGCGGGACCGGGACTCCGCTTTCTCGCGGAACCGGACGGAGCGGACCGCGCCAGCCAGGGCAGATGTATCAGTGGAAAAGCGACGgagggaagagcgaaagcgtgaggaagaagcgatcGACAAGTGGCGAGCTGACCGCAAACGCGAGTTGGTTGTGTTCTTGAGACGCGCGAATCGCGAGCTCCTCTCGGGACCCGAAGTCAACAAAGCCATTGCTCAGTTCAAAGCTCTAACAGAGAGTCCAGAGACAGTGCTCCCGCCAGCAGACGtcctccagtctctctctcgagagcGGCTGAAAACGCAGAGTCCATATGAGTTGCCGCCTGAACAGAATCCGACGCCGACTCCCGCGGGGCCGCTGACGGCTAGTCagcggctgtctctccagctgaGAGAGCGCGGCGCGCAGCTGGCGCGGCTCcgcgagcgcgaagaagagcgtcGACTGGAAGAGGAGCACCGAGTCGGGGAACCAAGGCGGCCGCGAGCTGGGAGTGGTGGAGTCCGGAGAGCGCATTCGTTTCTGAGAGGCGTTAACACGGTGCGCGCGGGGCCTCTTCGCGTCCCGGGGAGAATGAGCTTCGAGGAGAGTCGCCGTAAAGCCCAGAGACACGGCGTCGTGGTCACCAAGACTCGgccgaaggcgacgaaagacgaaacagacactCCGGGGACTGGAGAAGACGCCTCGGACTCCGTCGGCACGGGCGTCAACGGCATCAGCAAGCCGGTCAAGAGATGGGTCAATGGCAAAGTGATCGTCGAGAAGTGGAGCGGCAGCTCCTCCCTCGTGTACCTCTCGCAGAGGTCCAGTGGACCGAAGGAAGagccggcgcatgcaggcgcctctctcccctccgcCGGACGACCAGATTGGGCTGTTGCAGCGGCCTCAACGAGCTGTCGCGACAAGAGCGAACAGtctgagacgcagaaagtcAAAGAGGTCGACccacctctctctgctcgggGGACTGGTCAGAGTCAGAGGCCGCAGCGACAGTCCGATCCGTCTTCGCACTCTCCACGCCCAGCCTGTTTGCCTCGAGACACCGCAGTGGAGATCCCGGACCGGCGGACCTGTACAGACAGTCGAGGGAAGCGGCCGCGATCACCGGGACCCTTCGGTGTCAGAGAAGCGTCTGGAGAGCCGAGGCACACATCCCAGCCTCACGGAAGTCCGTTGAACGGACGTGGTTTTCGCAAGCTTCCTGGGTCCAGAATCTCGTCCCCGGCAAAAACGAGTGGCGGGAAGAGTCAGGAGAAACTCCCTGCTGCACGCGaggctgcttcgtctccgaaCTCTGTCTGGTCTCCTGTGACTGCCGCCCGCTCTGCCGCATCCAGCGGGGTGCCGAAAGCGCATGCGAGTCGAGAGAAGCACGGCAGCGCGCATCCCGGGGAAGCCTGCTGTCGGCCGCGGGCGTTTTGGGCGCCTTCGCTGACGCCAACAGGAAGCAGaggttctgtctctcgagctcCAGAGTCGAAGAACGCTCTCGCCGCAGGCAAGACCCGCGCCCAGTTCGTTGTGCCAGATGTCCTCGGGAGGAAGCCCCCGGCCGCCGCGCCGACTCCGAAGAGGTACATCTGCGGTGTGCCGCAGCCAGATCGGAGTGCATGCGTACGTGGATCTGGAATCGCGAGCGGTTTGCCCGGCCTGCGGACGCTGGGGGGCGGTCGGGGAGTTCGTCCTTCGCTGCCCGCATGTGTGTCAGCGCAGAACTCGGGTCtctccacagaaaaaacgcgagatCTTTGCGCGAAGACTGGCGGCGCGCCTTCAGGTCAGTCGGTGTGGCGCGCGCCGCTTCATCTGGAGAGGCGGGAACTCGAGGCGAGGCACAGAGGGGCGGACAgggaaggtggagagagagaggagttCGACGACGCAGACTCCGCGCGGCTGCCGTGCACCGGTCTCTTCAACCGGCCGTCGCGACCGGAGTGGAGAGCGTCCGAGCGGGGAAGCTGGGACAGtccagaggaagacgacgacctGGACGACTTCATtgtcgaagacgaagaggcaggcgaagcaGCCAGCAACTGGCAAGCAGAAATGCGCAGAGTCACTGGGTACGACCCGCGCAACTTCGCAGGTCGCTTCGAGGGAGAGTGCGCAGAGAGTGGCTTCCACCAGCAGCTTCAAGAGGAGCAGTACAGCGGCCAGATCGGCGCGCAGGAGGATGCAGAGGAATACGCAAAACTCCTCGAGGAAGCTCGGGAGGAACGCAGActggaaaaaaggagaagtcgGCAAGGATAG
- a CDS encoding NAD/NADP octopine/nopaline dehydrogenase, alpha-helical domain-containing protein (encoded by transcript TGME49_290200~Signal peptide predicted by SignalP 2.0 HMM (probability 0.674) with cleavage site probability 0.154 at residue 35): protein MGAPSPVAAGVAARTKSPLLTVCVCGGGNSAHAVAAWLGQAHKNVRVNVLTRQPEKWQKEIRLETKICRWDHLGSITGRVNAVSSDPAEVVPEADLCLICAPANAHFPLLEKIRHHLKAGGIIGTAFGQGGFDWAMLKAFEAEDCRKNLGCYFALQNLPWLCRIIQYGSAVELIGPKDFLNATVVPGNMGQPVRLLISLLFDMPCRLLPNFMAITLSPSNQIIHPARYYSIFHKWDGKTPMKEDEIQWGLYNQFDEMSAEWLEKLSTELQAIKKALTARFPELDLSSVLPIKERVIKHYGADVKDTSTLQTVFATNRGYAGCRTPATKVEGGYVPAVNGRLFNEDIPFGLCVLKDIAEQMDVPTPSIDFMIEWHQKLMGKEFLKDGKLNPEMIHETSAPRAYGLTTPEEIVAPSLMAQNATLPFAHIDMLGRLLN, encoded by the exons ATGGGCGCTCCTTCCCCCGTTGCTGCCGGCGTTGCTGCTCGCACAAAGTCGCCTCTGCTGACGGTTTGCGTCTGCGGCGGAGGAAACAGTGCCCACGCAGTCGCCGCCTGGCTCGGCCAGGCTCACAAGAACGTGCGAGTGAACGTGTTGACTCGCCAGCCAGAAAA ATGGCAAAAGGAAATCCGCCTCGAGACCAAGATCTGCCGCTGGGACCACTTGGGTTCGATCACCGGCAGGGTCAACGC GGTCTCCTCCGACCCCGCGGAAGTTGTCCCCGAGGCTGATCTGTGCCTCATCTGTGCACCCGCAAATGCACACTTCCCCCTTCTCGAAAAGATTCGTCACCACCTGAAAGCTGGCGGCATTATCGGGACTGCCTTCGGCCAGG GAGGCTTCGACTGGGCAATGCTGAAGGCCTTCGAAGCGGAAGACTGTCGCAAGAACCTGGGATGCTACTTCGCCTTGCAGAACCTCCCTTGGCTTTGCCGCATCATCCAGTACGGCTCTGCCGTCGAACTCATCGGTCCAAAAGACTTCCTAAAC GCAACAGTTGTCCCTGGAAACATGGGCCAGCCTGTACGTCTGCTCATCAGCTTGCTCTTCGACATGCCTTGCCGCTTGCTCCCGAACTTCATGGCCATCACGCTGAGTCCAAGCAATCAGATCATCCATCCTGCCAG GTATTACTCGATTTTTCACAAGTGGGACGGAAAGACGCCGatgaaggaagacgagatCCAGTGGGGTCTGTACAACCAGTTCGACGAGATGTCTGCCGAGTGGCTCGAGAAACTCAGCACGGAACTCCAAGCCATCAAAAAGGCTCTCACAGCGCGCTTCCCTGAACTCGACCTCTCCAGCGTCCTCCCCATCAAGGAGCGCGTCATCAAGCACTACG GCGCTGACGTCAAAGACACCTCCACGCTTCAGACGGTGTTTGCCACCAACCGCGGCTACGCAGGCTGCAGAACTCCAGCGACGAAAGTCGAAG GCGGCTACGTCCCCGCTGTCAACGGTCGTTTGTTCAACGAAGACATCCCGTTCGGCTTGTGCGTGTTGAAAGACATTGCCGAGCAGATGGACGTCCCGACGCCGTCGATCGACTTCATGATTGAGTGGCACCAAAAACTCATGGGCAAGGAATTCCTGAAAGACGGAAAGCTGAATCCCGAGATGATTCACGAGACCTCTGCGCCTCGCGCCTACGGCCTCACAACTCCGGAGGAAATCGTTGCTCCGTCCCTCATGGCGCAAAACGCCACACTGCCTTTCGCCCACATCGACATGCTCGGCAGACTGCTCAActga
- a CDS encoding hypothetical protein (encoded by transcript TGME49_290210) has product MYLQDVPTPRFVASDRLFRPTDEFSSSRVNVPCHQREALRALLPSAIVILFPGTEKERRDAWLHPEIRKPHSPATDLSCGVALSEALASQHTRGRESRPRDFVAPQRTERETQATFGLQMHSQRNGNKMFVSPASGETTKGHPLIRSGVAYTSFY; this is encoded by the coding sequence ATGTATTTGCAAGATGTACCGACGCCCCGTTTCGTCGCTTCGGATCGACTTTTCCGACCCACTGACGAATTTTCGAGTTCTCGGGTGAATGTGCCGTGTcaccagagagaagcgcttCGGGCTCTCCTGCCCTCAGCAATTGTAATTCTGTTCCCTGGAACTGAAAAGGAGCGTCGAGACGCTTGGCTTCACCCCGAGATCCGAAAACCGCATTCTCCCGCCACAGACCTGTCGTGCGGCGTAGCCCTCTCGGAAGCCTTAGCATCGCAGCACACCCggggcagagagagcagaccCCGAGACTTTGTTGCGCCTCAGAGAACAGAGCGCGAAACTCAAGCCACGTTCGGTCTTCAAATGCACAgccagagaaacggaaacaaaATGTTCGTCTCGCCAGCTTCCGGAGAGACAACCAAGGGGCACCCGCTTATACGCAGTGGGGTTGCTTATACGTCCTTCTACTGA